One segment of Chelmon rostratus isolate fCheRos1 chromosome 17, fCheRos1.pri, whole genome shotgun sequence DNA contains the following:
- the prkcsh gene encoding glucosidase 2 subunit beta: MSCVYLLLLLLLGVGISAVEVQRPRGVPLSKRQFYEEDKPFTCLDGSRTIPFDRVNDDYCDCQDGSDEPGTAACPNGSFHCTNAGFRPAFIPSSRINDGICDCCDTTDEYNSGAACQNTCRELGRKERESLQKMAEIAKEGFLLKQQLIQEAKRGLEDKKAKLADIQVSKKDLEERVEALRTVKETAEQPEKEAKELHLKAWEDEKALIRMEKDKARMAEVFLELDDDADGFVSVADLLSHSELDPESDGSFTEAEAQGLLGGVDKVDTVAFESVWNNIKEKYISEANADTPAPVDTPQEEIREPVPDNDSEQYPEDDIPEEEEEDDDEDEDDDPDEVDYKSPPTIQTQEKKDDDEGTMPPFDQQTQDLIDAAQKARDAFDEAERALREVDDQIKNLDKEISFDFGASAEFAYLYNQCYELTTGEYIYRLCPFNRVSQKPKFGGSETNLGTWGKWAGPEDNIHSVMKYEHGTGCWQGPNRSTTVKLTCGKETVVTSTSEPSRCEYLMEFTTPAVCQEPESLDSLYHGHEEL, encoded by the exons ATGTCCTGCGTGtacctcctcctgctgctgctgctgggtgtgGGAATCTCGGCGGTGGAAGTCCAACGACCTCGCGGTGTCCCTTTATCAA AACGGCAGTTCTATGAGGAAGACAAACCTTTTACTTGTCTGGATGGCTCCCGCACTATTCCCTTTGACAGAGTGAATGATGACTACTGTGATTGCCAGGACGGCTCTGATGAGCCAG GTACTGCTGCTTGTCCAAATGGCAGCTTCCACTGCACCAATGCAGGTTTCCGACCAGCCTTCATCCCTTCCTCGCGCATCAATGATGGAATCTGCG ACTGCTGTGACACAACAGATGAGTACAACAGTGGTGCTGCCTGTCAGAACACATGCAG gGAGTTGGGGcgcaaagagagggagagcctGCAGAAGATGGCAGAGATTGCTAAGGAGGGCTTTCTGCTTAAACAACAACTTATCCAGGAGGCCAAGAGGGGTCTCGAGGACAAGAAG GCCAAACTTGCAGATATTCAGGTCAGTAAGAAGGATCTGGAAGAGAGGGTGGAGGCTCTTAGAACTGTAAAAGAGACTGCAGAACAGCCAGAGAAAGAAGCCAAAGAGCTCCATCTGAAGGCCTGGGAAG atgaAAAAGCTCTCATTCGCATGGAGAAGGACAAAGCTAGAATGGCCGAGGTGTTTCTTGAACTGGATGATGATGCAGATGGCTT TGTCTCAGTGGCTGATCTTCTGTCCCATTCTGAGCTCGACCCAGAATCAGATGGTTCATTCACGGAAGCAGAGGCTCAG GGATTGTTGGGAGGAGTGGACAAAGTCGACACAGTAGCATTTGAGTCTGTTTGGAATAACatcaaagaaaaatatatatcagaG GCCAATGCAGACACCCCAGCACCAGTGGACACTCCTCAGGAGGAGATTAGGGAGCCAGTTCCCGACAATGACTCTGAGCAGTACCCTGAAGATGACAtcccagaggaagaggaggaggatgatgacgaggatgaagatgatgaccCAGATGAGGTGGACTATAAG AGCCCTCCTACGATACAGACtcaagaaaagaaagatgacgATGAGGGGACTATGCCACCTTTCGACCAACAAACGCAGGACCTCATTGATG CTGCTCAGAAAGCCAGGGATGCATTTGATGAGGCTGAGAGAGCTCTCCGAGAAGTGGATGATCAGATCAA GAACCTTGACAAGGAAATCTCCTTTGACTTTGGTGCCAGTGCTGAGTTCGCCTACCTCTATAACCAGTGTTATGAGTTGACTACTGGCGA GTACATCTACAGGCTTTGCCCGTTCAACAGAGTATCCCAGAAACCCAAGTTTGGTGGATCAGAAACTAACCTGGG aaCATGGGGGAAATGGGCAGGTCCTGAGGATAACATCCACTCTGTGATGAAGTATGAACATGGAACAGGCTGTTGGCAAGGCCCTAACAGATCCACCACG GTTAAGTTGACATGTGGAAAGGAGACAGTTGTGACATCTACCTCAGAGCCTAGTAGATGTGAGTACCTAATGGAGTTCACCACCCCAGCTGTCTGCCAGGAGCCCGAGAGCCTGGATTCACTGTATCATGGGCACGAAGAGCTCTAG
- the pde4a gene encoding cAMP-specific 3',5'-cyclic phosphodiesterase 4B — MSQRKLTRQLRLWESPEGPPPAPSLPSPVSPVDQSRGHGGSALFRRMKLNRSIQERRRSSHCICSFDSENGPSPGRSPMDSQASPGLVLHPSFPQSQRRESFLYRSDSDYDTSPKTMSRNSSINSEGHTEDMIVTPFAQVLASLRTVRSNFTILANVTTPTNKRSPVTSQPTVPQATLSEETYQQMARETLEELDWCLDQLETIQTHRSVSEMASNKFKRMLNRELSHLSEMSRSGNQVSEYISTTFLDKQNEVEIPSPTLREREKPMCHISGVKKLTHSSSLSNSTMPRFGVKTEHEEALARELNDLNKWGLNIFHVAEFSNNRPLSCIMFAIFQERDLLKTFRIPVDTFVTYVMTLEDHYHANVAYHNSLHAADVTQSTHVLLSTPALDAVFTDLEILAALFAAAIHDVDHPGVSNQFLINTNSELALMYNDESVLENHHLAVGFKLLHEDNCDIFQNLSKRQRQSLRKLVIDMVLATDMSKHMSLLADLKTMVETKKVTSSGVLLLDHYTDRIQVLRNMVHCADLSNPTKPLAVYRQWTERIMEEFFRQGDKERERGMEISPMCDKHTASVEKSQVGFIDYIVHPLWETWGDLVHPDAQDILDTLEDNRDWYQSTIPQSPSPPPVGQDKELNACMDKFQFELTLEDSSHREQEDEGDKPTPNHVAQDCSQGEEEEEEEEGKKEEEEDIMAEEENEDIIEEEDEVAMEEEEVEEEEEQELKAQLEVRSEKERLSDTSPVEEEEDSSSQAEDT; from the exons ATGAGTCAGAGGAAGCTGACACGACAGCTGAGGTTGTGGGAGAGTCCTGAGGGTCCACCTCCTGcaccctctctcccctcacctGTGTCACCGGTGGATCAGTCTCGTGGACACGGGGGCTCTGCCCTGTTTCGGCGTATGAAGCTGAACCGCAGTATTCAGGAGCGCAGACGCTCATCTCACTGTATTTGCAG CTTCGATTCGGAGAATGGTCCCTCGCCAGGCCGCAGTCCCATGGATTCGCAGGCGAGTCCTGGGTTGGTGCTCCACCCTTCTTTCCCCCAGAGCCAGCGCAGGGAGTCCTTCCTGTACCGCTCAGACTCAGACTACGACACGTCCCCCAAAACCATGTCACGAAACTCCTCCATCAACAGTGAGGG GCACACCGAGGACATGATTGTCACCCCTTTCGCTCAG GTGTTGGCCAGCCTACGAACCGTAAGAAGCAACTTCACCATCCTCGCCAATGTCACAACACCCACTAACAA GAGGTCACCAGTGACAAGCCAACCCACTGTTCCCCAAGCTACACTCTCTG AGGAGACATACCAGCAGATGGCTCGGGAGACTCTGGAGGAACTGGACTGGTGTCTGGACCAGCTGGAGACCATTCAGACCCACCGCTCAGTCAGCGAGATGGCCTCCAACAAG TTCAAGAGGATGTTGAACAGGGAGCTGTCCCATTTGTCAGAGATGAGTCGCTCAGGGAACCAGGTGTCAGAATACATCTCCACTACCTTTCTAG ATAAGCAGAACGAGGTGGAGATCCCATCCCCGACtttgagggagagggagaagccGATGTGTCACATCAGTGGTGTGAAGAAGCTCACGCACAGTTCCAGCCTTTCCAACTCCACCATGCCTCGCTTTGGCGTTAAGACTGAACACGAGGAGGCGTTAGCCAGG GAGCTGAATGACTTGAACAAGTGGGGCCTTAATATCTTTCACGTGGCAGAGTTCTCTAATAATCGACCCCTCAGCTGCATAATGTTTGCCATCTTCCAG GAAAGAGATCTACTGAAGACCTTTCGGATCCCTGTGGATACATTTGTCACCTATGTGATGACCCTGGAGGACCACTACCATGCCAATGTGGCCTACCACAACAGCCTGCACGCTGCAGATGTCACTCAGTCTACTCATGTACTGCTATCCACACCGGCTCTAGAT GCTGTGTTCACTGATCTAGAGATTCTAGCTGCTTTATTTGCCGCTGCCATCCATGATGTGGACCATCCAGGAGTGTCTAACCAATTCCTCATAAACACCA ACTCAGAGCTTGCCCTGATGTATAACGATGAGTCTGTGTTGGAGAACCATCACCTAGCTGTCGGCTTCAAGCTGCTTCACGAGGACAACTGTGACATCTTTCAGAACCTTAGcaagaggcagagacagagcttGAGGAAACTTGTTATTGATATG GTTTTGGCAACAGATATGTCTAAACACATGAGTTTGCTGGCAGACCTCAAAACAATGGtggaaacaaagaaagtgaCAAGTTCTGGAGTACTGCTGCTCGACCATTACACTGATCGGATACAG GTGTTGAGGAACATGGTGCACTGTGCTGACCTGAGCAATCCTACGAAACCCCTGGCTGTTTATCGACAATGGACGGAGAGAATCATGGAGGAGTTCTTCAGGCAGGGAGATAAGGAGAGGGAGCGCGGGATGGAGATCAGTCCCATGTGTGATAAACACACTGCATCTGTGGAAAAGAGCCAG GTGGGCTTTATTGACTACATTGTCCACCCGCTGTGGGAGACATGGGGAGACCTTGTGCACCCTGATGCCCAGGACATCTTGGACACTCTAGAGGACAACAGGGACTGGTACCAGAGCACTATCCCACAAAGCCCCTCGCCACCTCCCGTGGGCCAGGATAAAGAGTTGAACGCCTGCATGGACAAGTTTCAGTTTGAGCTCACCCTTGAGGACAGCTCTCACAGAGAACAGGAAGATGAGGGTGACAAGCCTACGCCGAACCACGTGGCACAGGACTGCAgtcagggggaggaggaagaggaggaggaggagggtaaaaaagaggaagaggaagacataatggcagaggaggaaaatgaggacataatagaagaggaagacgaggtggcaatggaggaagaggaggtggaggaggaggaggagcaggagctgaAAGCTCAGTTGGAGGTGAGATCTGAAAAAGAGAGACTTTCCGACACAAGTCCtgtagaggaagaggaagattcTTCTTCACAAGCTGAAGATACATGA